One window of the Chloroflexota bacterium genome contains the following:
- a CDS encoding Gfo/Idh/MocA family oxidoreductase gives MSNSKRLRVGVIGCGGIAQMMHLPYLQSLPDLFEIAALSDLSPGVLQAIGEKYGIPEDCRFTDYKNLLALDIEAALVLTGGNHHPQVLAAVRGGKHVFAEKPLCYTAREADEIIHAATQTKSKVMVGYMKRYDPGYLYAQQKIRELQDIRYVQLNTLHPAEDDFVSIHDILHFDDVPAEALRPIREAEDRQVIEAVGEVSPTLRALYADLFLGSLVHDCNALRGLLGEPEEVLFAELWPAGQREASITTVLKYSGNVRAVYTWTYLPELRDYSQEIAVMSPANRLRIQFPSPYLKNFPAPVVLQGMENGAAFEKRVQVSYAEAFREELIAFHHCIVNDTPPLTDASDARADIVLLQKIFAALKPAGLGGEAAQYNP, from the coding sequence ATGAGCAACTCCAAACGTCTGCGCGTGGGTGTGATCGGCTGTGGCGGCATCGCCCAGATGATGCACCTGCCGTATCTGCAGAGTCTGCCCGATTTATTTGAGATCGCGGCTCTCAGCGATCTGTCGCCCGGTGTGTTGCAAGCCATAGGGGAGAAATACGGCATTCCCGAGGACTGCCGTTTTACCGACTACAAGAACTTGCTGGCTTTGGATATTGAGGCGGCGCTCGTGTTGACCGGCGGCAATCATCATCCGCAGGTGTTGGCCGCCGTTCGCGGGGGAAAACACGTTTTTGCAGAGAAGCCCCTGTGCTACACCGCGCGCGAAGCCGACGAGATTATTCACGCCGCAACCCAAACCAAATCAAAGGTGATGGTTGGCTACATGAAGCGGTACGACCCCGGCTACCTCTACGCGCAACAGAAAATTCGGGAACTGCAAGACATCCGCTATGTCCAACTCAACACGCTGCACCCGGCAGAAGATGATTTCGTGAGCATTCACGACATCCTCCACTTTGACGACGTGCCCGCCGAGGCGCTCCGGCCCATCCGCGAAGCCGAGGACAGGCAGGTTATTGAAGCAGTGGGCGAAGTCTCTCCCACCCTGCGCGCTCTCTACGCCGATCTGTTTCTGGGCAGTCTGGTACACGACTGCAACGCACTGCGCGGGTTGTTGGGCGAGCCGGAAGAAGTGTTGTTCGCGGAGCTGTGGCCTGCCGGGCAACGGGAGGCCTCTATCACGACAGTGTTGAAATATTCGGGCAATGTCCGTGCTGTTTACACATGGACTTATCTGCCAGAACTGCGCGATTATTCGCAGGAGATTGCCGTGATGTCCCCGGCCAACCGGCTGCGCATTCAGTTCCCATCACCCTATTTGAAAAATTTTCCCGCGCCGGTTGTTTTGCAGGGGATGGAAAACGGCGCGGCGTTCGAGAAGCGCGTTCAGGTGTCGTATGCAGAAGCGTTCAGGGAAGAACTCATCGCGTTTCATCACTGCATCGTGAACGACACGCCGCCGCTGACGGATGCATCCGACGCCCGCGCGGATATAGTCCTGTTGCAAAAGATTTTCGCCGCGCTCAAACCGGCGGGTCTGGGCGGTGAGGCGGCGCAGTATAACCCATGA
- a CDS encoding sugar phosphate isomerase/epimerase has protein sequence MNKISLNCSSFVAKQNGYPRPHDSWETCVRAVNEFYRPLETFAKRFEQLILDVKALGFDALDVWTPGQLSWRWASEEHIVIARRLLEQHYMAATSIGGEFGATREDFVAACKLASGVKTQLLSGTTTLLFSERAFVIATLKEYDLRLAFENHPEKTPQEMLDKIGGGGEGRIGTAVDTGWYATQGYDAVKAIEALSNHIFHVHLKDVQAPGEHINCGYCQGCAPLEASVQALKKIGYSGDYSVENHAFDHDPTEELRTALPMLRRWLASPL, from the coding sequence ATGAACAAAATATCATTGAATTGCTCAAGCTTTGTCGCCAAACAGAACGGCTACCCCCGTCCGCATGACAGTTGGGAGACTTGTGTGCGGGCCGTCAACGAGTTCTATAGGCCGTTGGAGACGTTCGCCAAACGGTTCGAGCAACTCATTCTCGACGTGAAGGCGCTTGGGTTCGACGCGCTGGACGTGTGGACGCCGGGCCAGTTGAGTTGGCGCTGGGCAAGTGAAGAGCATATCGTCATCGCCCGCCGCCTGCTTGAACAACACTATATGGCGGCAACCAGCATCGGCGGGGAGTTCGGGGCCACCCGGGAGGATTTCGTGGCCGCCTGTAAACTGGCCTCCGGTGTCAAAACCCAACTCCTCAGCGGAACGACGACCCTGCTGTTTAGTGAACGCGCCTTTGTGATCGCAACGCTGAAAGAATATGATTTGCGGCTGGCGTTTGAAAACCATCCTGAGAAAACGCCGCAGGAAATGTTGGACAAGATTGGGGGCGGCGGGGAGGGCCGGATTGGAACCGCCGTTGACACCGGCTGGTATGCCACCCAGGGATACGATGCCGTCAAAGCCATCGAAGCGTTGAGCAACCATATTTTCCATGTCCACCTGAAAGACGTGCAAGCGCCAGGCGAGCATATCAACTGCGGCTACTGCCAGGGATGCGCGCCGCTGGAGGCCAGCGTCCAGGCTTTGAAAAAAATCGGCTACAGCGGCGATTACAGCGTGGAGAATCACGCTTTTGATCATGACCCGACGGAGGAACTCAGAACTGCGCTGCCGATGTTGCGGCGCTGGCTGGCTTCGCCGCTCTAA
- a CDS encoding ROK family transcriptional regulator — translation MNQVATAATMRHINRSAILDLIREKEPISRSQLAHLLNLSLPTVMRIVEDLMEEDLVRPSGASEATRGRPRSLLNFNGNAYAVIGVDLGGTKMVGALADLSGNIRHEIYLPHENGSDDHVERLCELIEQLLNTPRPPGQRIRGVGVGAPGLTLSPEGTVIWAPSLNWRDLPLQKILTERFDLPVFVENDVNLAALGEWGFGAGRGANNLICIAVGTGIGAGVMIGGSLFRGYHQGAGEIGYMLPGVQFLGRRHDQFGALESLASGTGIAERACQLLTEEGRHEEARGLTAEDVFNAARRDEMWAKKIVAETADFLGLAVGNIASILDPEVVILGGGVAKSADLLIPLILKRLEGVVPFLPRLVASPLDRRAAVMGAIVLVLNGTTEYYVVKRVH, via the coding sequence ATGAATCAAGTTGCAACCGCGGCCACCATGCGGCATATCAACCGTTCAGCGATCTTGGATCTAATTCGTGAAAAGGAGCCTATCTCGCGTTCCCAACTCGCTCATCTGCTTAATCTGAGTTTGCCAACCGTGATGCGCATCGTGGAGGATTTGATGGAGGAGGACCTCGTGCGCCCCAGTGGTGCCAGCGAGGCAACGCGCGGACGCCCGCGCTCACTTCTGAATTTCAACGGCAACGCCTATGCTGTCATTGGCGTGGATTTGGGGGGAACCAAGATGGTTGGCGCTTTGGCCGATCTGTCCGGGAATATTCGGCATGAGATTTACCTTCCTCACGAGAATGGCAGTGACGACCACGTGGAGCGTTTATGCGAACTGATTGAACAACTTCTGAACACTCCACGCCCTCCCGGGCAGAGAATCCGAGGCGTTGGCGTTGGCGCCCCGGGCCTCACGCTTAGCCCCGAGGGAACGGTCATCTGGGCGCCAAGCCTGAACTGGCGTGACCTTCCACTTCAAAAGATCCTGACCGAGCGCTTCGATCTCCCCGTCTTTGTTGAGAATGATGTCAACCTGGCCGCCCTCGGCGAATGGGGATTTGGCGCAGGACGCGGCGCTAACAACCTGATTTGCATCGCGGTGGGGACAGGGATCGGCGCAGGCGTTATGATTGGCGGCTCCCTCTTTCGAGGCTATCACCAGGGCGCTGGCGAGATTGGATACATGCTACCAGGCGTCCAATTCTTGGGGCGGCGCCATGATCAATTTGGCGCGCTGGAGAGCCTGGCCTCTGGAACCGGGATTGCAGAGCGGGCCTGCCAGCTGTTGACTGAGGAGGGAAGACATGAGGAAGCCCGGGGCTTGACCGCTGAGGATGTCTTCAACGCGGCCCGTCGGGATGAGATGTGGGCTAAAAAGATTGTTGCCGAGACGGCTGATTTCTTAGGCCTGGCTGTCGGCAACATTGCCTCTATTCTTGACCCGGAGGTAGTTATCTTGGGCGGGGGTGTCGCCAAATCGGCGGACCTGCTGATCCCGTTGATCCTGAAACGGCTAGAGGGAGTGGTACCTTTCCTGCCCCGCCTGGTCGCATCGCCGCTCGACCGCCGGGCGGCGGTGATGGGGGCCATCGTGCTCGTGTTGAACGGAACGACGGAATACTATGTGGTCAAGCGAGTACACTAA
- a CDS encoding uroporphyrinogen decarboxylase family protein — protein sequence MAEMTSLERCMTVLKGGIPDRVPVCLENFMHAATIGGYTIRDYCLDGEKMADAHIKAWQKFGHDMIDVENGVAALAQAVGCGVDFTEDAAPWVIAPAIESLEEVDKLKPIDPYQDGTLPEVIKATRLISKELGHHVCLLSEADQGPFSLASHIVSPAELLPALLDPDKESLIHRLLEYSTEQVLRYARALTDAGAHLTMMGESIAGPDVCSPDVYSRFAFPYEKRIIETLRTDGKEIGMHICGNATKIIEPMVGTGSIFLQVDYKIDRDACKRTAQGKTTLIGTVDPSGVMALGTPENVSEMARYDIEHLGSGGGFILSPGCVLPHTTPDENVFALLETARTFGQYA from the coding sequence ATGGCCGAAATGACCTCACTCGAACGGTGCATGACAGTATTGAAGGGCGGCATCCCCGACCGGGTGCCGGTTTGCCTGGAGAACTTCATGCACGCGGCCACCATCGGTGGTTACACCATCCGCGACTACTGCCTCGACGGGGAGAAAATGGCCGATGCGCACATCAAGGCCTGGCAGAAGTTCGGACATGACATGATTGATGTGGAGAATGGCGTAGCGGCGCTGGCTCAAGCTGTGGGCTGTGGGGTTGATTTTACGGAAGACGCCGCCCCGTGGGTGATTGCCCCAGCCATCGAAAGCCTGGAGGAGGTAGATAAGCTCAAACCCATTGACCCTTATCAGGATGGGACGCTCCCCGAAGTTATCAAGGCCACCCGGCTCATTTCCAAAGAACTGGGACATCATGTCTGCCTTCTGTCTGAAGCCGATCAGGGGCCGTTCAGCCTGGCGTCACATATCGTTAGCCCGGCAGAGTTGTTGCCGGCTTTGCTGGATCCCGACAAAGAGTCTTTAATTCATCGCCTGCTGGAATATTCTACCGAACAAGTGCTCCGCTACGCTCGTGCGCTGACCGACGCGGGGGCGCACCTGACCATGATGGGCGAAAGCATCGCCGGCCCCGACGTGTGTTCGCCCGACGTGTACAGTCGCTTTGCTTTTCCATACGAAAAGCGCATCATCGAAACCCTTCGAACGGATGGCAAAGAAATCGGGATGCATATCTGCGGCAACGCCACCAAAATCATCGAGCCAATGGTGGGCACTGGCAGCATTTTTTTGCAGGTGGATTACAAGATAGATCGCGATGCCTGCAAACGGACGGCGCAGGGCAAGACAACATTGATCGGCACGGTGGACCCGAGTGGCGTCATGGCTCTGGGCACGCCTGAGAACGTGTCAGAAATGGCCCGCTACGATATTGAACACTTGGGCAGTGGCGGCGGTTTTATCCTCAGCCCGGGCTGCGTCTTGCCTCACACTACCCCCGATGAGAATGTTTTTGCTCTGCTGGAGACGGCTCGAACCTTCGGCCAATACGCCTAA
- a CDS encoding LacI family DNA-binding transcriptional regulator, with product MEIVISYTDTGVRYRCHSGNFARIFPFWIMPTIRDIAAKSGVSVKTVSRIINNEPMVGEETRARVQAVMEDLAYVPNIMAQRLARGRSKVIGLLFNNATWAYLSDVLEASLEVARQRGYGIMTRLVDVSKPADREELLRMVAQQRAEGYLFTPPCDNAPELLDTLQKRNIPFIRLTPHDRQLPLPHVSASDYRGARDMAEHLLSLGHQRIGFIMGNPDHHASHDRLAGFRDALQAHQAPFDPTLIRQGDWSFKSGISCGRELLEMSLRPTAIFASNDDMAAGALNVAHRLGISIPKELSVAGFDDVPLAEQVWPPLTTVRQPIHQIARLATTLLIDLLEGKTLPVLHHELPTELVLRESTGKAAF from the coding sequence ATGGAAATTGTTATTTCATATACTGATACCGGTGTCAGATACCGATGTCATTCTGGAAATTTCGCTCGGATTTTTCCTTTTTGGATAATGCCTACCATTCGTGATATAGCCGCCAAGTCCGGTGTTTCAGTCAAGACTGTTTCTCGCATCATCAATAACGAGCCGATGGTTGGGGAAGAGACGCGCGCCCGAGTCCAAGCCGTAATGGAAGATCTGGCCTATGTCCCCAATATCATGGCTCAACGTCTGGCGCGTGGTCGCTCGAAGGTGATCGGCCTCCTTTTCAACAACGCGACCTGGGCTTATTTGAGCGATGTCTTGGAGGCAAGCTTGGAAGTTGCCCGCCAGCGCGGGTATGGGATCATGACCCGCCTTGTTGACGTGAGCAAGCCCGCCGATCGCGAAGAGTTGTTGCGTATGGTCGCGCAACAACGGGCGGAAGGGTATCTCTTCACACCGCCGTGCGACAACGCGCCAGAACTCCTTGATACACTCCAAAAGAGAAATATCCCGTTCATCCGCCTGACGCCCCATGATCGCCAGTTACCTCTGCCGCACGTCTCGGCGAGCGATTACCGAGGCGCGCGGGACATGGCCGAACACCTCTTGTCGCTGGGACACCAGCGCATTGGCTTCATCATGGGTAATCCCGATCACCATGCCAGTCATGACCGTCTGGCGGGTTTCCGGGACGCCTTGCAGGCACATCAGGCGCCCTTTGATCCAACTCTGATACGTCAAGGAGACTGGTCGTTCAAATCTGGAATCTCCTGCGGGCGCGAACTCCTAGAAATGAGCCTGCGACCCACCGCCATTTTTGCCAGCAACGACGATATGGCCGCCGGGGCGCTCAATGTGGCGCATCGTCTGGGAATATCAATCCCTAAAGAACTGTCGGTGGCCGGGTTCGACGATGTGCCCCTCGCAGAGCAGGTCTGGCCGCCCCTGACCACCGTGCGCCAGCCCATCCACCAGATCGCCAGACTGGCCACCACTCTACTGATCGATCTGCTGGAAGGAAAAACCCTGCCCGTCTTGCATCACGAACTGCCCACCGAACTCGTTCTTCGAGAATCAACCGGCAAGGCGGCCTTTTGA
- a CDS encoding extracellular solute-binding protein — protein MKPRHSLLTALTLVAVLVTSCAPAQPTATTAPEPTKAPEPTKAPEPTAAPAFDFGIEMSPEAIAYYTPGRFDGQKITVVLSAFFHGEDRAVEKLRKEFEELTGATVEFVPLPGDQIYDLTRLELVNNSGIYDLTHTGAGGAKDFGLSGYLVELPKPPDVDDFYAADIAQYSIAGKLYGLPMIADTNLLYWNTELFEKAGLDPKKPPETYDQFREYAIKLTTDKNGKHPGEDGFDPNNIEVYGSVYKGIANLASTWEWYNYLYAFGGREFDKDYNPTLNSPEAVAALTWLTDNQNKYHIYPLDTVTMDYSEFDTLIAQGRAAMAINWPYLWGIVQDPAQSKVVDKIMVGRKPGQVIHGGNIGGWSWNVFKMSKNPELAIAFAKWMSSPHAGLAFAEGKDGNPVRLSVAEIWAKQDPTLLNAINVNLGDGLGVQWLDTGPSWLEVEDVQVAAIQAALTGAKDPQTALDDANEEIKAILEKNKFFSEALPKLQGK, from the coding sequence ATGAAACCGCGACACTCTCTTCTAACAGCACTGACCCTTGTGGCTGTGCTGGTAACCAGTTGTGCGCCGGCCCAACCGACGGCCACCACTGCGCCCGAGCCGACCAAGGCCCCCGAACCGACGAAAGCGCCCGAGCCAACAGCCGCCCCGGCGTTTGATTTCGGTATTGAGATGTCTCCGGAGGCCATTGCCTATTACACCCCCGGTCGTTTCGACGGGCAGAAAATCACTGTCGTCCTCAGCGCCTTTTTCCACGGCGAGGATCGGGCGGTGGAGAAACTGCGCAAGGAGTTCGAAGAACTGACCGGAGCCACAGTGGAGTTCGTTCCCCTTCCCGGCGATCAAATCTACGACCTGACTCGGCTGGAGTTGGTGAACAACTCCGGCATCTACGACTTGACGCACACGGGCGCGGGCGGTGCCAAGGACTTCGGACTGAGCGGCTATCTCGTCGAACTGCCCAAGCCCCCGGACGTTGACGATTTCTATGCCGCCGACATCGCCCAGTACAGTATCGCCGGCAAACTATACGGCCTGCCGATGATCGCCGACACCAACCTGCTGTATTGGAATACGGAACTATTCGAGAAAGCCGGGCTGGATCCCAAGAAGCCCCCGGAAACATACGACCAGTTCCGCGAATACGCGATCAAGTTGACGACGGACAAGAACGGCAAGCACCCCGGCGAAGACGGCTTCGACCCGAACAACATCGAAGTCTACGGGTCGGTCTACAAGGGCATCGCCAATCTGGCCAGCACCTGGGAATGGTACAACTATCTGTATGCCTTCGGCGGGCGGGAGTTCGACAAAGACTACAACCCCACCCTCAACTCGCCCGAGGCGGTGGCGGCGCTTACCTGGCTCACCGATAACCAGAACAAGTATCACATCTACCCGCTCGATACCGTCACTATGGACTACAGCGAGTTTGACACGCTGATCGCTCAGGGCCGGGCCGCCATGGCCATCAACTGGCCCTACCTGTGGGGCATCGTCCAGGACCCGGCGCAGTCCAAAGTCGTGGACAAGATCATGGTCGGGCGCAAGCCGGGCCAGGTGATTCACGGCGGCAACATCGGCGGCTGGTCGTGGAACGTCTTCAAAATGAGCAAGAACCCGGAACTGGCTATTGCCTTTGCCAAATGGATGAGCTCCCCCCACGCCGGGTTGGCCTTTGCCGAGGGCAAGGACGGCAACCCTGTGCGTCTGTCTGTGGCGGAAATCTGGGCAAAGCAAGACCCCACCCTGCTCAACGCCATCAACGTCAACCTGGGAGATGGCCTCGGCGTGCAGTGGTTGGACACCGGCCCCTCGTGGCTAGAGGTCGAGGATGTTCAGGTGGCCGCCATCCAGGCCGCCCTCACCGGAGCGAAAGATCCGCAGACCGCTCTGGATGACGCGAACGAGGAGATCAAAGCTATCCTGGAAAAGAACAAGTTCTTCAGCGAGGCGCTGCCCAAGTTACAAGGCAAGTAG
- a CDS encoding sugar ABC transporter permease: METDSSSPSLSEKPVPRFESAWRLSNAGFGFLMVLPAFLLLLAIFAYPLAYSAYMSFHFFDLARPQDFHFVGLGNYLEIIQSEEFQRALKNTFIYAGLAVPLEFVIGLTLALALATIERGRAVIRTLLIIPMMLAPIVMGLMWKFMYNRELGVINYLIEQLGLTPPLWLADPDLVLYSVVIVDIWATVPFVILLMLAGLLSIPSEYYESARIDGASAVAAFRHITLPLLQPIILVVLLIRGMDAFRVFDIIYVMTRGGPNFQSDVLSYYAFRGVFVHRAIGTATATAWIMTLILLVGGLVLIRSMRSTEEAL; the protein is encoded by the coding sequence ATGGAAACGGACTCCTCTTCGCCGTCGTTGTCGGAAAAACCGGTTCCCCGCTTTGAGTCGGCGTGGCGGCTCAGTAACGCCGGTTTTGGATTCCTCATGGTGCTGCCTGCGTTCCTGCTGCTGCTCGCCATCTTCGCTTATCCCCTGGCCTACTCGGCCTACATGAGTTTCCATTTCTTTGATCTGGCTCGCCCGCAGGACTTTCATTTCGTGGGCCTGGGGAATTATCTTGAGATCATTCAAAGCGAAGAATTTCAGCGGGCGCTCAAGAACACGTTCATCTATGCAGGCCTGGCCGTGCCGCTGGAATTCGTCATCGGTCTGACCCTGGCTTTGGCCCTGGCCACCATCGAGCGCGGCCGGGCGGTAATCCGCACCCTGCTCATCATCCCCATGATGCTCGCGCCCATCGTCATGGGCCTGATGTGGAAGTTCATGTACAACCGCGAACTCGGCGTCATCAATTACTTGATTGAGCAACTGGGCCTCACGCCGCCGCTGTGGCTGGCCGATCCGGATCTGGTGCTGTACAGCGTCGTCATTGTAGACATCTGGGCCACCGTCCCCTTCGTCATCCTGCTCATGCTGGCCGGGCTGCTCTCCATCCCCTCCGAATACTACGAATCGGCCAGGATTGACGGCGCTAGCGCCGTGGCGGCCTTTCGCCATATCACCCTGCCCCTGCTCCAGCCGATTATACTCGTGGTGCTGCTCATTCGCGGCATGGACGCCTTTCGCGTCTTCGACATTATCTATGTGATGACTCGGGGCGGCCCCAACTTTCAAAGTGACGTGCTGTCGTATTATGCTTTCCGGGGGGTCTTCGTACATCGCGCCATCGGCACGGCCACGGCCACAGCCTGGATTATGACCCTCATCCTGTTGGTGGGCGGCCTGGTGCTGATTCGTTCGATGCGGAGCACAGAGGAGGCGCTATGA
- a CDS encoding carbohydrate ABC transporter permease, translating to MKTQRRLQLVLSYALILGAVVVFLFPIIWLTLGSFKPRSELLVVSLPTQPTLENYSNVLKEFPVGTYLRNSLLVALSSTSITLAAGSLAAYGFTRYRFRGRQSLLISTLLMRILPAVAVGIPLYLLFSRLRLTNTYYGLILAHVAGQLPLVIWILQGFFQDLPPELMDAGLVDGCNRLSVLYHVVLPLAAPGLAVAAIFSFLISWNDFGLAVMMVQKPGVLTMPVGMSHMSLRFGIRWDSLSASAVMYIVPTIIMALILQRYVVRGLTMGAIKG from the coding sequence ATGAAGACCCAACGACGTTTGCAACTCGTGTTGAGTTACGCGCTTATCCTGGGGGCCGTGGTCGTCTTCCTATTTCCTATTATCTGGCTGACGCTGGGGTCATTCAAGCCGCGCTCCGAATTGCTCGTCGTCTCGTTGCCCACCCAGCCGACGTTGGAGAACTATTCCAATGTTCTGAAAGAGTTTCCGGTGGGAACGTACCTCCGCAACAGCCTGCTGGTCGCCCTCAGCTCGACCTCGATCACGCTGGCGGCCGGCTCCCTGGCGGCTTACGGGTTTACCCGCTATCGCTTCCGGGGCCGGCAATCGTTGCTCATCTCCACGCTGTTGATGCGGATTCTGCCGGCGGTGGCGGTGGGCATTCCCCTGTACTTGCTTTTCTCCCGCCTGCGGCTAACCAACACGTACTACGGCCTGATCCTGGCCCACGTCGCGGGCCAGTTGCCGCTGGTCATCTGGATCCTGCAAGGCTTTTTTCAAGACCTGCCCCCCGAACTGATGGACGCCGGGCTGGTGGATGGTTGCAATCGCTTGAGCGTGTTGTATCACGTCGTCCTGCCGCTGGCCGCGCCGGGCCTGGCGGTGGCCGCCATCTTCTCCTTCCTGATCAGTTGGAATGATTTTGGCCTAGCTGTCATGATGGTCCAAAAACCGGGGGTCTTGACGATGCCGGTCGGCATGTCTCACATGTCCCTGCGGTTTGGCATCCGCTGGGACAGCCTGTCAGCTTCGGCAGTGATGTACATTGTGCCGACCATCATCATGGCGCTTATCCTGCAGCGCTACGTCGTGCGCGGGCTGACGATGGGCGCTATCAAAGGTTGA
- a CDS encoding phytanoyl-CoA dioxygenase family protein: MELPDLSQEYPLSAENVAAYRANGHILLRDVASPEEMAAYGPAIVEAAIRYNTEHRALEERDTYKKAFLQIMNLWACDDADAVRRFVLARRFAKIAADLMGVERVRLYHDQALFKEAGGGYTPWHQDQHYWPLDTDQTITMWMPLVDVTPEMGVLHFASGSHTSGSLGEFPISDESQDVFRRFIAERGFRLSQSQPMAAGDATFHSGWVLHAAAPNTTDTIRKAMTMIYYPDGARVVNPVGEGRQKDLARWLPGCKPGDLAASELNPVV, encoded by the coding sequence ATGGAACTGCCTGACCTGTCGCAAGAATATCCGCTCTCAGCCGAAAATGTGGCGGCCTATCGCGCGAACGGCCATATCTTGCTCCGGGACGTCGCCTCGCCGGAGGAGATGGCTGCCTACGGCCCGGCCATTGTCGAGGCGGCCATACGTTACAACACCGAACATCGTGCATTGGAGGAACGCGACACCTACAAAAAAGCCTTCCTCCAGATCATGAACCTGTGGGCATGCGATGACGCGGACGCGGTTCGCCGCTTTGTCCTGGCACGCCGCTTTGCGAAGATCGCTGCCGACTTGATGGGCGTGGAGCGCGTGCGGCTCTATCACGATCAAGCCCTGTTCAAGGAAGCCGGGGGCGGCTACACCCCCTGGCATCAAGACCAGCATTACTGGCCGTTGGACACCGACCAGACTATTACGATGTGGATGCCGCTGGTAGACGTCACGCCTGAAATGGGCGTACTGCATTTCGCCTCCGGCTCGCACACCAGCGGCTCTCTCGGCGAGTTCCCCATCTCAGACGAATCTCAGGATGTGTTTCGGAGGTTCATAGCCGAACGCGGCTTCCGGCTGAGCCAATCCCAGCCGATGGCGGCTGGCGATGCCACCTTTCACTCCGGCTGGGTTCTGCACGCCGCCGCGCCCAACACCACCGACACAATCCGCAAGGCAATGACCATGATCTACTATCCCGATGGGGCGCGGGTAGTAAACCCGGTGGGTGAAGGCCGCCAGAAAGATTTGGCGCGGTGGCTCCCCGGTTGCAAGCCGGGCGATTTGGCGGCCAGTGAACTCAATCCAGTGGTCTAG
- a CDS encoding phytanoyl-CoA dioxygenase family protein, producing the protein MEPKQPTALDDFLFDLRGYLILKQAVEPESVANLNRLIEALPAMENRQWHGDAQRRDYNAAAGFELHNCVEAGEPFERLIDHPGWINYVQHYCGEEGSYVEGLFIDECILSVRRSGGYHPVHSGGHRGALRGIYHYSHGVFRCGQCNIILALTDIGPGDGGTMVIPGSHKSNLPHPQAGDYARLERMDTMEGAIEVHLQKGDALLFVDGLMHGASSRTNPGERRVVIYRYGASWGATRFGYTYSQALLDRLSPERRKILQPVPPLRPPQPGE; encoded by the coding sequence ATGGAACCCAAGCAACCGACCGCGCTGGACGACTTTTTATTCGACCTTCGCGGCTACCTGATCCTCAAGCAGGCAGTCGAGCCGGAGTCGGTCGCCAATCTCAATCGCCTCATAGAGGCATTGCCCGCGATGGAAAACAGGCAATGGCACGGCGACGCCCAACGCCGCGACTACAACGCGGCGGCCGGGTTCGAACTGCACAATTGTGTGGAGGCGGGTGAGCCGTTTGAACGGCTGATTGACCATCCCGGCTGGATCAACTATGTCCAGCACTACTGCGGCGAGGAAGGATCGTATGTCGAAGGGCTATTTATTGATGAGTGTATCCTGTCGGTGCGGCGCTCCGGCGGGTATCACCCGGTTCACTCCGGCGGGCACCGGGGCGCGTTGCGCGGAATCTACCATTACAGTCACGGCGTCTTCCGCTGTGGGCAGTGCAACATCATTCTGGCGCTGACGGACATCGGCCCCGGCGACGGCGGCACCATGGTGATCCCTGGCAGTCACAAATCGAACCTGCCGCATCCACAGGCCGGCGATTACGCCCGGCTTGAGCGGATGGACACGATGGAGGGCGCGATCGAAGTGCATCTTCAGAAGGGCGATGCTTTGCTGTTTGTGGATGGCCTAATGCATGGCGCGAGCAGCCGGACGAACCCCGGCGAACGGCGCGTGGTGATTTACCGATACGGCGCAAGTTGGGGGGCGACGCGCTTCGGATACACCTACTCGCAGGCCCTGCTCGATCGCCTGTCGCCCGAACGACGCAAGATCCTGCAACCGGTTCCGCCGTTGCGACCGCCGCAGCCGGGGGAGTAA